One genomic segment of Impatiens glandulifera chromosome 6, dImpGla2.1, whole genome shotgun sequence includes these proteins:
- the LOC124941341 gene encoding signal recognition particle subunit SRP68 has translation MEIDEPKLKTSDQISNPKFSINVLQLLKSAQLQHGLRFGDYTRYRRYCTARLRRLYKSLKFTHGRGKYNKRAITATTVTEVRFLHVVLYTSERAWSHAMEKRQLPDGPNARQRNYLICRLRKAVKWATLFSELCSMKGDSRTSLEAEAYASYMRGNLLFEQDQNWDVALKCFKKARAVYEELGKYGDLENQVLCRERVEELGPSIQYCLHKVGQSDLKTSDLMHIGEMEGPALDLFKAKLEAVMAEARSQQAVSMTEFHWLGHIFPIANAKTRVSILKAQELEKDLHGQNADSVPQEKKLAIFDKVFAAYSEARTSIRNDLVTAGNSESMKDDLNGLDKAIGAVLGQRTIERNLLLVSIAKSKLSKLQDNKNDKVTRPEELVRLYDLLLQNTSDLSDLISSGRDRKPEEIALEEECEIKSLAFRAERCFYLAKSYSSAGKRSEAYALYCRVHALAEDAIKKLQALNTADQATIKELKMLSGNSRSSSCIEHAMGIIEEEKAPEKLSKKISKISLTGAVKKVEDLLCDKLDSYESAVGDANTKGVPRIEVFPPAFKSVPRNPIIMDLAFNAIEFPSLDDRMRKKGGLWNRFFQR, from the exons ATGGAAATTGACGAACCAAAATTGAAGACGTCTGATCAGATCAGCAATCCGAAGTTCTCAATCAATG TGTTGCAGCTTCTGAAATCTGCACAATTACAGCATGGTTTGCGTTTTGGGGATTACACTCGCTATCG GAGGTATTGCACTGCTCGACTGAGGAGACTGTACAAGTCATTGAAGTTCACACATGGTCGAGGAAAGTATAATAAAAGAGCTATAACTGCTACTACTGTGACAGAAGTGAG ATTTCTTCACGTGGTCTTGTATACATCTGAAAGAGCTTGGAGCCATGCTATGGAGAAAAGACAGCTGCCAGATGGTCCAAATGCAAGACAGCGTAACTACCTGATTTGTAGACTAAGAAAGGCCGTGAAATGGGCTACACTTTTTTCAGAGTTATGTTCGATGAAGGGAGATTCAAGGACATCTTTGGAAGCCGAG GCCTACGCTTCTTACATGAGAGGAAATCTGTTGTTTGAGCAAGACCAGAATTGGGATGTTGCACTTAAGTGCTTCAAGAAAGCTAG GGCTGTCTATGAGGAACTGGGGAAATATGGAGACTTAGAGAATCAGGTTTTGTGCCGTGAGCGTGTTGAAGAGCTAGGTCCAAGCATACAATACTGTTTGCACAAAGTTGGTCAGTCAGATTTGAAGACATCTGATCTAATGCACATTGGTGAAATGGAAGGGCCAGCACTTGACCTTTTCAAAGCTAAACTAGAG GCTGTTATGGCTGAGGCTAGATCACAACAGGCTGTATCAATGACAGAGTTTCATTGGCTCGGACACATATTTCCCATTGCCAATGCCAAGACACGTGTATCCATACTGAAAG CCCAAGAGTTGGAGAAAGATCTCCATGGTCAAAATGCAGATTCTGTTCCACAAGAGAAAAAACTTGCCATTTTTGACAAAGTTTTTGCAGCATATAGTGAAGCCAGGACTTCCATACGTAATGATCTG GTCACTGCAGGTAATTCTGAAAGTATGAAGGATGATCTAAACGGCCTTGATAAAGCTATTGGTGCTGTCTTAGGACAAAGGACCATTGAAAGGAACTTATTATTGGTGAGCATAGCCAAAAGCAAACTCTCAAAGCTGCAAGATAACAAAAATGATAAGGTTACCAGGCCTGAAGAGCTTGTCAGGTTGTATGATCTCCTACTACAG AATACATCAGACCTTTCTGATTTAATTAGTTCTGGAAGAGATAGAAAACCTGAGGAAATTGCTTTGGAAGAAGAATGTGAAATCAAGAGCTTGGCTTTCCGAGCTGAAAG GTGCTTTTACTTGGCCAAGTCCTATAGCTCTGCTGGAAAGAGATCAGAAGCATATGCATTATATTGCAGAGTTCATGCTCTAGCGGAAGATGCAATTAAGAAACTTCAAGCTCTGAACACTGCTGACCAG GCAACTATCAAAGAGTTGAAGATGCTGTCTGGTAACTCTAGGTCTAGTAGTTGTATAGAGCATGCTATGGGAATTATAGAAGAAGAAAAGGCTCCGGAAAAACTCTCGAAAAAGATATCCAAGATATCGCTAACTGGAGCTGTTAAGAAG GTGGAAGACTTGCTCTGCGACAAACTGGACTCGTATGAATCTGCAGTGGGTGATGCCAACACAAAAGGAGTTCCAAGAATCGAAGTGTTCCCTCCAGCATTCAAGTCAGTCCCTCGCAACCCAATTATCATGGATCTTGCTTTTAATGCGATCGAATTCCCATCTCTTGATGATAGAATGAGGAAGAAAGGAGGTCTATGGAATAGGTTTTTCCAAagatga